Proteins from one Cryptomeria japonica chromosome 4, Sugi_1.0, whole genome shotgun sequence genomic window:
- the LOC131030648 gene encoding uncharacterized protein LOC131030648, with protein sequence MEHPDEAVEAIRHQDKPVNFICRELSKKRKLEEQLNLPLPKYKFNTKLGDSERECPLLDACSVCNDSSRSLDFVTLPETDSAVSEVTFVNESTVLASNEGKLDTNADIKRSGSVRYSIIREKKDGNGAKSSSLLQFNLDPADERPVSCSTGYSCISELPKHTACDASCSYNQLCQPTVNQSCNIPSNESCSSPHASTTFVGPELSEHSMCSLGRNATKKRTPTDLDCLHVNLKDCTDKEDKLYAQQSYLEHDQFNRCLSKDGTLGAEENDVNLLAIDTAETNSVGSLDSTIKPAIGKRHKSVNTTSGTWEFGSGSTKGSHIRAEYQLLASTDNSSPVEYGSSQNSLVCHSMGISSPRRDIGGSITSNETYKELDANDETYSERETLSNEISADITETLPAYVLSSGRVSHKKEEHRDSRPLTIDQDFEQYFSMLML encoded by the exons GCATCAGGACAAACCGGTCAATTTCATTTGCAGAGAATTAAGTAAGAAGCGCAAGTTGGAAGAGCAATTAAACTTACCATTACCAAAATACAAGTTCAACACAAAGCTAGGCGATTCTGAGAGAGAATGCCCTTTGCTTGATGCTTGTAGTGTGTGCAATGATTCCTCGAGAAGTTTGGACTTTGTCACACTGCCTGAAACTGATTCTGCTGTGTCGGAAGTCACTTTTGTGAATGAgagcactgtgttggcatcaaatGAAGGAAAATTAGATACTAATGCAGATATTAAAAGGTCTGGCAGCGTTAGATACAGCATTATCAGAGAAAAAAAGGATGGAAATGGTGCAAAATCTAGTTCTTTACTACAGTTCAATTTGGATCCTGCAGATGAAAGACCAGTATCTTGTTCAACGGGATATTCTTGCATTTCTGAATTACCCAAGCATACAGCCTGTGATGCTTCATGTAGTTACAATCAATTATGTCAACCTACTGTCAATCAATCTTGTAACATTCCTAGTAACGAATCTTGCAGTTCTCCACACGCTTCTACAACCTTTGTTGGACCAGAGCTTTCTGAGCATTCTATGTGTTCATTAGGCAGAAACGCAACTAAAAAGAGAACACCCACAGATTTGGATTGTCTGCATGTGAATTTAAAAGATTGCACAGACAAAGAGGATAAACTATATGCTCAACAATCATATTTGGAACATGATCAGTTTAATAGATGTCTTTCCAAAGATGGTACATTGGGAGCAGAGGAAAATGATGTAAATTTACTGGCAATAGATACAGCTGAAACAAATTCTGTAGGCTCTTTAGACTCTACAATCAAGCCTGCCATCGGTAAAAGGCACAAGTCTGTTAATACAACAAGCGGCACATGGGAATTTGGTTCTGGAAGTACAAAGGGTAGCCACATAAGGGCAGAGTACCAGTTATTAGCATCAACTGACAATAGTTCCCCAGTTGAATATGGAAGTAGTCAAAATTCTCTAGTTTGCCATTCAATGGGCATCTCTTCTCCACGCAGGGACATTGGGGGTTCAATCACATCAAATGAAACATATAAAGAACTAGATGCTAATGATGAAACGTATTCAGAAAGAGAGACCCTAAGCAACGAAATTAGTGCTGACATCACTGAGACATTGCCAGCATATGTTCTTTCTTCTGGACGTGTAAGCCATAAGAAAG AGGAGCATAGGGATTCAAGACCCCTAACAATTGATCAAGACTTCGAACAGTATTTTTCTATGTTAATGCTCTGA